One stretch of Oncorhynchus clarkii lewisi isolate Uvic-CL-2024 chromosome 1, UVic_Ocla_1.0, whole genome shotgun sequence DNA includes these proteins:
- the LOC139416233 gene encoding membrane protein MLC1, translated as MMQRDDLSAMEEFSYTQMPTLERGGGGGTVGRRGCAERERPESYTVDVRASDLQLAHSEKPMHPCLSYRTWLYSVLIGSSLLVTAGFSLYLGNVFPAAMDYLRCAAGSSVPAAVVSFAIAKNHHVAVSDFQVVFVSTFAVTTTCLVWFGCKLVLSPSAVNINFNLILLILLEVLMASTVILSARSAEDCCSHRKPVTYDGPVVLTPAVFPTRLLKAYSVIEVIVGISAVFGGIIALNMDVLLPGPYLSVTFFWILVACFPSAIASHVVAEYPNKCLVEMLIAISSVTSPLLFSASGFLSCSVLSFIDIFLHEVPTAKQSYEILLLILMALLLVQAVLTLATVVHCASYKSQLRMGGPEWDDSLQLPAFHSEQQASNGTLREFDKDKAWKAVVVQMAQ; from the exons ATGATGCAGCGGGACGATCTGTCTGCCATGGAGGAGTTCAGCTACACCCAGATGCCCACGCTGGAGAGGGGGGGTGGCGGGGGTACAGTGGGCCGGCGGGGGTGTGCGGAGAGGGAGCGGCCAGAGAGCTACACGGTGGACGTGAGGGCCAGTGACCTGCAGCTTGCCCACTCTGAGAAGCCCATGCACCCCTGCCTCAGCTACAGGACCTGGCTCTACAGCGTCCTCATTGGG agcagtctgttggtcacagcaggcttctctctctacctgggcaATGTGTTTCCTGCTGCCATGGACTATCTGCGCTGTGCTGCAGGCTCG agtgtCCCGGCAGCAGTTGTCAGCTTTGCCATTGCCAAGAACCATCATGTTGCA GTGTCAGATTTCCAGGTGGTATTTGTGTCCACCTTCGCTGTGACGACCACTTGCCTGGTGTGGTTTGGCTGTAAGCTGGTGTTGAGTCCCTCTGCTGTCAAT ATCAACTTTAACCTCATCCTGCTGATTCTGCTGGAGGTGCTGATGGCCAGTACAGTCATCCTGTCTGCACGCTCTGCAGAGGACTGCTGTAGCcacaggaag ccCGTGACATATGACGGTCCTGTGGTTCTGACACCGGCCGTCTTTCCCACCCGACTTCTAAAGGCCTACTCT GTGATTGAGGTGATAGTAGGAATCTCGGCTGTGTTTGGCGGTATCATCGCTCTCAACATGGACGTCTTGCTCCCTGGTCCATACCTGTCTGTCACCTTCTTCTGGATCTTAGTGGCT TGTTTCCCCAGTGCCATTGCCAGCCATGTCGTGGCAGAATACCCCAACAAGTGTCTG GTGGAGATGCTGATTGCCATCAGCAGTGTGACGTCCCCACTGCTCTTCTCAGCCTCAGGCTTCCTCTCCTGCAGTGTGCTCAGTTTCATTGACATCTTCCTGCACGAGGTGCCTACAGCCAAG CAATCATATGAGATCCTGCTGCTGATTCTGATGGCGCTGCTGCTGGTGCAGGCAGTTCTGACTCTGGCCACCGTGGTGCACTGTGCCTCCTACAAGAGCCAGCTCCGCATGGGGGGTCCAGAGTGGGATGACAGCCTGCAGCTCCCAGCCTTCCACtcagag CAACAAGCATCCAATGGAACACTGCGGGAGTTTGACAAAGACAAGGCCTGGAAGGCGGTTGTGGTCCAAATGGCACagtga